The genome window GAAAATACATTGGCATTGACATCAGCGAAGAATATATCAATCAAACAATTAAGCGATTTAAAAAACTTAGTAATCAGCTTTCTTTGTTATAATTATGAAAAATATGCTTTTATCAAATAACGATTTACCTTCTATGGTATTCAATAAAGGAGGGAAAACTCATAATCCTCTTTTTATTGAACAAGTAAATGGAAAATTCATTATTGCCGTTTACCAAGGTTCATTAAGTAAGTATGACATTCTGATCAAGTATCGCCAAAGGGAAAACAGGAAATGGTCATACATAAGAACTCCAAAGCATATTCATTGGGCTGTGGATATCCTTATTAAAATGCACTCTAATAAAGAAAGTACAAAACGATTTTTAAAATTTCTGCTCAAAACTTGGGGAAAAATAAAACCACTTAAAAGCCGTAAAGTAAGAAAAAAAATTTTGAGCATTGAAAATCTGTTAGGTAAAAACGTGAAAGAAATTTCAAAATACAAAGAATTAGGAAAGAAAGGTGAATATAGTATCAAGTTTCTGATTTTGCTAGCAAAACTGTTGATGATACAAGAAAAAACTAATATGGAAAGGGCATACTTCTTCAACGATTTACTTACAGCACTTTACGAGGGTAAAGACATTTTCAAAATAGTTTCAATTGCAACTCACAATCGAATATAAAAAGAAGGTTGTAATATGAACAATAACTCTTGGAAAACAATATTTGATAAGTATAAAATTCACAAACATAATTTCGGTAAGGAACCATTTCCGATTTCTGCAGAACAAATAAAGCAAGCAACAGCCCATTTCAAAAAGATAAACGAAAAAGAAGTCCGCATTCTCTGTAAGCAAGATTCTAGAGAAGACAGACCTCAAGTTTTCATTGACAACAATATTTTTCTTTTACCAACCAAAAACGGAGAATATGCAATTGTAAAAGGTGAAGGTTACATCGATATTCCACCCATCGACACTACTGCAAAAATTTATACATCCAAACTTGAATTTAACTTAGACACATCGCTCATAGGTAATTCTGAGATGCAACACCTCGATTTTGCTTATGCTTCAAGTTTAATACGAACATTTTTAGAAGATGAAACGCTTGTCTTAACAATACGCGGAAGAAAATATACGCCACAATTTTCATTTAAAGTTGGCAATCAGCATTTAACAATCGAAAGTGTTCAAACGGAGGTAGACGCTGGATATGAAGGTAAAAAACAAGTTGCACTAATTGAGGCCAAAAATAGTAAAACTAATAATACAATTATTCGTCAATTATTTTATCCTTTTCAGCAGTGGTCTCATCATACAAAGAAAACTGTAAAGACATTATTTTTTGAAAAACGCAAGAACTTTTATTCTCTATGGCAATTTGATTTTGGGGACATCAACGATTACAATAGCATTCATTTAACCAAATGTAATCGCTACGAAATAATTGGAAAATAATTTAATATCACAGCAAACATATTATTTAAAAGCCCAAAAAAGCAAAAAACCCACAGCACTTGCCGTGGGTTTTAATTTTTGAATAATTGATATCAGTAAACCCACATCAGGTTACTTTATTTTTTTCTCTGCGATAGATTTGCCCTGCATGAATAACAATAAATAATCTCTGCCACCGGCTTTTGAATCGGTGCCGCTCATATTAAAGCCGCCGAACGGATGAACACCGACGAGCGCCCCCGTGCATTTGCGGTTCAGATACAAGTTGCCGCAGAAAAATTCTTCTTTTGCTTTTTCTAACCGCTTTCTGTTTTTTGAATATACTGCCCCTGTTAAACCATATTCGGTATTGTTAGCAATCTCAAGGGCATGGTCGTAGTCTTTTGCTTTGATCACTGCGAGAACAGGTCCAAAAATTTCTTCCTGTGAAATCGTTCCCATCGGATCTACGTCGGCAATTATGGTTGGACGCAAGAAGAAGCCGTCGCCAGAAGCAACATCGCCGCCAATAATTAATCTGCCGCCTTCTTTTATTGAAGTTTGTATATACTCTAACATCTTCTCCATCGAACCTTTGTTGATAACCGGTCCCATAAAGTTGGATTGAACTTTTGCTTGTCCGACTGTAATTGTTGAAGCACGTGTTTTTAATAATTCGACCATCTTGTCGTAAACTTTTTCTACGATGATAGCGCGTGAACATGCCGAACATTTCTGTCCTTGAAAACCAAAAGCTGCTAAAGTAATTCCTGCTGCTGCTTCGTCCAGGTTTGTAGTCTCGTCCACGATGATGGAATCTTTGCCGCCCATTTCAGCTACAACTCGCTTGAGCCAGATTTGTCCGGGACGAACTTTAGCTGCTTCCACGTTAATATGAATGCCTACTTCTTTTGAACCAGTGAATGCGATGAATCGTGTTTTCGGATGTGTAACGAGAGTATCGCCAACCGCGCCACCGGGTCCTGAAACAAAATTTATAATACCGGCCGGAAGGCCAGCTTCTTCCATTACTTCCATAAACTTGTATGCAATAAGTGGGGAGTCGCTGGACGGTTTTAAAATAATAGTGTTTCCGCAAACGACTGCAGCAGTCGTCATTCCTGTGAGAATTGCGAGGGGAAAATTCCACGGGGGTATTACAACACCAACGCCAAGTGGTATATAAACGAGTTCATCTTTTTCGCCCTTGTATTGAACAACGGGTTGCCTGCCTGCATAACGAAGCATCTCGCGGGCATAAAATTCTAAGAAGTCTATTGCTTCGGCAGTGTCGCCATCGGCTTCTGACCAAGTTTTACCGACTTCGAGAATCATAGTTGCATTTAGTTCGAATCGGCGTTTTCGCATAATCTTTGCTGCCCGGAATAAATAATCGGCACGCTTCTTTGCCGGAACGCGCTTCCATTCTTCAAATTTTGCAAGTGCAACTTCCATCGCCTTGTTAGCGTCGTCGGTTGTTCCTTTTTGAAATACTCCAACGATTTGCGAAGGATTGGATGGATTAATTGAGTTGAGCTTATTCTCCGTGTAGATTTTCTCACTGCCAATAATTATTGGATATTCTTTACCGAGCTCGGCTTCAATTATTTCGATTGCCAATTGTTGTTTGCGACGGGCTTCGGGTTTTGAAAAATCAGTGAATTTTTCGTTTTTAAAAGGTTTAATTGCCATAACTTTTCCTTGTTTTAGGTTGGTTTTTTAATTTCAGATACAATTGTTTTTCTTTTTTATAACTTACGCAAATATAAGAAATTATTGGATTTGTTGCCATTATAATCATCGCATCACCGTAAACGATTCTGCCGCTGATTTTAAGAAATCCGCATTTCGACTCGCTTGCTGAACGGGCAGGAATCGACAATCCAAAATTGCCCGACTGCCATACTTCACCTCACCGTTTCAATCACTGCGTCGTGTAACTCGGATCGAATTTTAATAATCTTATTATTCGCACGAGTTGGATGAACGCGGTTAGTTAAAAATATTACAATCAAATTTTTATCTGGGTCAATCCATAGCGATGTTCCGGTAAATCCGGTGTGCCCGAAAGATTTTGGACTAAAAAGATTTCCCGCCGAACTGTATCCGTTCAAAGTTTTAAAATCCCAGCCGAGTCCGCGTTTGGTTCTCAAATCAATTCGTTCAGTAAATAATTTAACAGTTTCCGATTTAATGTATTGAACTCCTCCGTAGCTTCCTCCGCTTAAAACCATCTGAGCGAATTTTGCTAAATCGGAAGCAGTCGAAAATATACCTGAGTGTCCCGAAATTCCTCCGAGCAGCGCCGCCGTCTCATCGTGGACAGTTCCGTGCACAAGTTTCTTCCGCCAGATTGTGTCGATCTCTGTTGGTGCAATTCTATATAGCAAATCTGCAGGTGGATTGTAAAATGTATTTTCCATTCCTAACGGATTAAAAAATTCGTTTTTCAAATAAACATCTAAACTTAAACCGGTTACTTGTTCAATAATTTTTCCTAATACAATGAAACCGAAATCGCTGTAAATAATCGAATCGCCCGTTCTATAGATTAACTTTGAGTTGTAAATAGAATCCAAAACTTCATCGGCAGACTTGCAAGTGAGATAAAATTGTTGCCAAGCCGGTAAACCGCTGTTGTGAAGAAGAAGATTTCGAATGGTGATGATCTCTTTTCCGTTAGAAGAAAAAATCGGAATGTGTTTAATTATCTTATCATCCAAATTTATTTTTCCCTCATCGTACAATTTCATTATTGCCGTTGTGGTGCCCACTACTTTCGTGAGCGATGCAATGTCGTATAAAGTTGAATCGGTAATTTCAGGTGAATCGGATGCGTAATCCTGTCTTCCGTAATTTTGATGATGTAAAACTTCACCATTTTTAATCACCATTACTTGGGCGCCGGGAAATGCTTTATCGGTAATTGCTGATTTTATTGTTCTGTCAACATTCTCAAATTTCTTCAAGTCGGTTGTTGCTTTATCTTCATACAAAGTGGTTTTAGAAATTTTTAACCCGCTTCCAAACGCATACATCGTAACGCCCGAAGTTGCATCGGGAATTGTAACAGGAAGTTCGCCTTTCGCTTTGATTTCGCCAAACAAAATTTCGGCTACAGCTTCAGTAGTTAGCTCTGTATCCGAATATGCGAAAACTACAGCGTCAGAATTTTTTAACACTCCAACTGTGTACGGATTTCCGAATGTAATCAAAATATGTTTGGCAGTTCGCCCGTTTCCTTTTGTGCTCGAGATAGAATTTATAAAATCAATCAGATTCTGAGATAGTCCGTAAGGGTTTGTTCTGGTTCGAATCTTCACGAATAAGGCACAAATAACAACATCGGAAGCACGGGCTTGTGATAAAGCTGCATCGAAATCCATTTGATTACTGCGCGGAGATAAACGGATTGATTTTATTTTGTTGCTGCGTGCGCGTAGTTCTCCTATAAAATAATCGCCGGCTCTCTCGTTCGGGTTTGCGTTTCCGGAGCGATTGATATCGGTTCGATAATCATCAGTGTCGCTGATTATCAAGGCGAGTGTGTTCTTGCGCGGGTTAATTGGTATTGCGCTTTCGTTCTTTACAACAGTAATCGAAACTTGCGAAATTTCTTTTGCAATCTTCCAATGTTCAGGAGAGCTGACAACTTCTGAAATTTTGTTCACATCCACTAATTTGTTTTCGTCTAACTTCAGCCATTGTTTAACTGCTAAAATTTTTCTAACTGATGAATCGATTCGGGCTTGTGAAATTTTTCCTTTTTTAATCGCATTCAAAATTGCATCAATTGCGGCATCTTCATCGGGGGGCAAAAGTAAAATATCGGCGCCCGATTCCACAGATCGAATTGCGGCATCGGATACATTGTAAGCTTTTGTAACACCTTTCATTTCGAGTGCGTCAGTAATTATCAAACCTTTAAATCCTAATTCGTTCTGAAGCAGATCAGTAGTTATGTTTTTAGAAAGCGATGCCGGAATACGTTTCTTCCCATCGAAGGCAGAAACTGCAAGGTGAGCAGTCATTACCCCCATAACACCTTTATCTATCAATTTTTTGAAAGGGTATAGTTCAACTTGATTTAAGCGGTCGCGGCTTACATTCAAAACTGGTAAATCGTAGTGCGAATCAACATCGGTATCGCCGTGTCCCGGAAAATGTTTTGCTGTTGCTACAAGTCCGTTTGCTTGCATCCCCGCCGCATAAGCCGATGCTATATCGGCGACGAGTTGTGGCGATTCGCCGTAAGAACGTGTATTGATAACCGGGTTGAGCGGATTGTTGTTTACATCTGCTACCGGAGCGAAGTTGATATGAACGCCGATAGCACGACTTTCGGCTGCGACGATCTTGCCCATTTGAAAAGCGAGTTCAGAATTTCGGGTTGCGCCGACAGCCATCGCCTCGGGAAAAGGAGTCATTCGCCGGATACGCATCGGACCGCCTCGCTCGAAATCAGCGCTGATTAAGAGCGGAACGTCCGATATTTCCTGAAGTTTATTTATCGTTACTGCCGTTGCGTAAACATCCCCCTGAAAAAAACAGAAGCCGCCAACTTTTCGGTTCTTCGCAAGATGTAACATCTTGTTATATTCATCGCTTTCGGTATTTACAAAATATCCTGTTGAGCGAGGCATAATCATTTGCCCGACTTTTTCTTCAATCGTTAGTCGGTTCAGTATTTCTTCTACCCAATCGGTTTTGGCTTCGATAATTTCTTCGACGTCTTCTTTGTCGATCGGAGTTGGTTCTTCGTGTGTTTTTTGAATTTCAACCGGTGCGCGACAGCCGAAGAAATAAGTAAAAAGTAAAAAGTAAAAAGTAAAAAGTAAATGTTTCATATAAATTGGAAATCTGATTAATTTTAAAACTCGAATGCTTTCAGTCCCATTATTGCAGCGCCAAAAGCGGCTGGGAATTTTGGTTTCTGAATTATTATTTGTGGAAGCGAGCGAGATATTCTTTCTTTAACCATCTTCGAGTAAACATTTTCGGTTTCGAGAAGTCCACCCATTAGAGCTACAGGCATTTTTCTTTTCGGATGCATCTGCGGAATCAGCGTAAGCACTAACTCGGCAAGTTCATTTGCCTGATTGAAAAGAATATTGTGAGCCACGTGATCGAATTCGGCAGACGCCTTAATAACTTTGGAAGCAAACGCAGCTATATCCGTTGAACCGCTGTAAATTTTTGAAACGACATCGTCCAACGTTTTACATTCGAAGTGTTCAAGAGCAAAGTTTATCAAAATAGTTTTGTCGCCTCTTCCTTCGTAAGCGCGGATTGCGGCGTTGAGAGCTTTTAATCCGATTGAATAACCGCTCCCCTCGTCGCCTAATATCCTTCCCCAGCCGCCGAGGCGAAAAAATTTTCCGTTTTCGTCTTTACTTACCGCTATTGAACCTGTTCCGGCGATAAGCACAATACCGTAGCTGCTTGCGAATGCGGCTTCGAGCGCGATTCGAGCGTCGGTTTCCACTGTTACTGCGGGCAGCATTATTTGGCTTTTCTTCAGTCCTTCAAGTAAAACTTTTTTATCGCTTACCCGTCCGGCGCCGGCTAATCCCAACACAATAGATTTAATCGAATTAATATCGCAACCGGTTTTTTTGCAGCAAGCAAAAATTAATTTGATAATTGTTTTGGTTGCCTTCTCAACTCCTACTACCTGGATATTTGTTGAAACTGATTTTTCTTCAGCGACGACAGCCCCATCGAGACCGACCAAGATAGCCGTAGTTTGAGTGCCGCCGCCATCAACTCCCAGAACATATTTTTTTTTTCCATATCGAACGTTCACTTTTGCTCAAAAAATATCAAATAATAACGTGATATGCAAAAATTTGTTAAATATGCTAAATGAGTTTATATTTGAACACGTTTTATAGAAGAAAAAAATAAAGAACGTTTTACGTTCAGAAGGAAAAACAATATGCGCCGTAAAGTAATTGCAGGTAACTGGAAAATGAATAAAGATATACAAGAGACAGTAACTCTTGTGAATGAAATAAAAGAACGTTTGAACGGGTTCAACAAAAATGTGGAAGTTGTAATTTGCCCGCCGTTCGTATCGCTTGTAGTGGCAAGTGGATTAATAAAGGGCTCGAACATAAAATTAGGCGCTCAGAATATGTATCATCAAAACGACGGAGCTTTTACAGGCGAAGTATCAGCCAGGATGTTGAAAGCAATAGGTTGCGAGTATGTAATTTTAGGACACTCGGAACGCCGCCAATATTTTAAAGAAACAAACGAGTTTATAAATTTAAAAGTTAGACACGCATTGACTAATAACTTAACGCCAATAATTTGTGTCGGTGAAACGTTGGAAGAGCGTGAGTCGGGAGTAACCGATCAAATCGTTTCAACACAAGTGAAGGGAGTTCTCGCTGGATTAACGCAAAATGATATTGAAAAAATTGTGATAGCTTATGAACCGGTTTGGGCAATCGGGACAGGGAAAACTGCAACAACCGAACAAGCTAATCAAGTTCACAAACTAATCCGAAAATTAGTAGCACAATTATACTCGTGGGCGTTGGCTGAAAAGCTGATAATCCAATACGGCGGTAGTGTGAATCAGCAAAACGCATTCGAGTTGCTTTCGCAGTCCGATATAGATGGGGCATTAGTAGGAGGTGCTTGTTTGAAAGCTGATTCGTTTGTTTCAATAATTGGAGCGGCAGGGGAAGTA of Bacteroidota bacterium contains these proteins:
- the pruA gene encoding L-glutamate gamma-semialdehyde dehydrogenase codes for the protein MAIKPFKNEKFTDFSKPEARRKQQLAIEIIEAELGKEYPIIIGSEKIYTENKLNSINPSNPSQIVGVFQKGTTDDANKAMEVALAKFEEWKRVPAKKRADYLFRAAKIMRKRRFELNATMILEVGKTWSEADGDTAEAIDFLEFYAREMLRYAGRQPVVQYKGEKDELVYIPLGVGVVIPPWNFPLAILTGMTTAAVVCGNTIILKPSSDSPLIAYKFMEVMEEAGLPAGIINFVSGPGGAVGDTLVTHPKTRFIAFTGSKEVGIHINVEAAKVRPGQIWLKRVVAEMGGKDSIIVDETTNLDEAAAGITLAAFGFQGQKCSACSRAIIVEKVYDKMVELLKTRASTITVGQAKVQSNFMGPVINKGSMEKMLEYIQTSIKEGGRLIIGGDVASGDGFFLRPTIIADVDPMGTISQEEIFGPVLAVIKAKDYDHALEIANNTEYGLTGAVYSKNRKRLEKAKEEFFCGNLYLNRKCTGALVGVHPFGGFNMSGTDSKAGGRDYLLLFMQGKSIAEKKIK
- a CDS encoding glycoside hydrolase family 3 N-terminal domain-containing protein, with product MKHLLFTFYFLLFTYFFGCRAPVEIQKTHEEPTPIDKEDVEEIIEAKTDWVEEILNRLTIEEKVGQMIMPRSTGYFVNTESDEYNKMLHLAKNRKVGGFCFFQGDVYATAVTINKLQEISDVPLLISADFERGGPMRIRRMTPFPEAMAVGATRNSELAFQMGKIVAAESRAIGVHINFAPVADVNNNPLNPVINTRSYGESPQLVADIASAYAAGMQANGLVATAKHFPGHGDTDVDSHYDLPVLNVSRDRLNQVELYPFKKLIDKGVMGVMTAHLAVSAFDGKKRIPASLSKNITTDLLQNELGFKGLIITDALEMKGVTKAYNVSDAAIRSVESGADILLLPPDEDAAIDAILNAIKKGKISQARIDSSVRKILAVKQWLKLDENKLVDVNKISEVVSSPEHWKIAKEISQVSITVVKNESAIPINPRKNTLALIISDTDDYRTDINRSGNANPNERAGDYFIGELRARSNKIKSIRLSPRSNQMDFDAALSQARASDVVICALFVKIRTRTNPYGLSQNLIDFINSISSTKGNGRTAKHILITFGNPYTVGVLKNSDAVVFAYSDTELTTEAVAEILFGEIKAKGELPVTIPDATSGVTMYAFGSGLKISKTTLYEDKATTDLKKFENVDRTIKSAITDKAFPGAQVMVIKNGEVLHHQNYGRQDYASDSPEITDSTLYDIASLTKVVGTTTAIMKLYDEGKINLDDKIIKHIPIFSSNGKEIITIRNLLLHNSGLPAWQQFYLTCKSADEVLDSIYNSKLIYRTGDSIIYSDFGFIVLGKIIEQVTGLSLDVYLKNEFFNPLGMENTFYNPPADLLYRIAPTEIDTIWRKKLVHGTVHDETAALLGGISGHSGIFSTASDLAKFAQMVLSGGSYGGVQYIKSETVKLFTERIDLRTKRGLGWDFKTLNGYSSAGNLFSPKSFGHTGFTGTSLWIDPDKNLIVIFLTNRVHPTRANNKIIKIRSELHDAVIETVR
- a CDS encoding BadF/BadG/BcrA/BcrD ATPase family protein; translated protein: MNVRYGKKKYVLGVDGGGTQTTAILVGLDGAVVAEEKSVSTNIQVVGVEKATKTIIKLIFACCKKTGCDINSIKSIVLGLAGAGRVSDKKVLLEGLKKSQIMLPAVTVETDARIALEAAFASSYGIVLIAGTGSIAVSKDENGKFFRLGGWGRILGDEGSGYSIGLKALNAAIRAYEGRGDKTILINFALEHFECKTLDDVVSKIYSGSTDIAAFASKVIKASAEFDHVAHNILFNQANELAELVLTLIPQMHPKRKMPVALMGGLLETENVYSKMVKERISRSLPQIIIQKPKFPAAFGAAIMGLKAFEF
- the tpiA gene encoding triose-phosphate isomerase; its protein translation is MRRKVIAGNWKMNKDIQETVTLVNEIKERLNGFNKNVEVVICPPFVSLVVASGLIKGSNIKLGAQNMYHQNDGAFTGEVSARMLKAIGCEYVILGHSERRQYFKETNEFINLKVRHALTNNLTPIICVGETLEERESGVTDQIVSTQVKGVLAGLTQNDIEKIVIAYEPVWAIGTGKTATTEQANQVHKLIRKLVAQLYSWALAEKLIIQYGGSVNQQNAFELLSQSDIDGALVGGACLKADSFVSIIGAAGEVS